Proteins from a genomic interval of Quercus robur chromosome 9, dhQueRobu3.1, whole genome shotgun sequence:
- the LOC126700583 gene encoding probable protein phosphatase 2C 76 encodes MQLLHRNVIAQAGCIGVFSKSIVQLCCRRRSLHVGLGLNYLWNRQFSTSLRMMVDASATEERRPIIDVLHEKDEDGGFATGGWKSEDAKLSCGYSSFRGKRATMEDFYDIKTSQIDGQTVCLFGIFDGHGGSRAAEYLKEHLFENLMKHPKFIIDTKLAISETYQQTDAAFLDSERDTYRDDGSTASTAVLVGNHLYVANVGDSRTVVSKAGKAIPFSEDHKPNRIDERKRIESAGGMIMWAGTWRVGGILAMSRAFGNRMLKQFVVAEPEIQDQEIDEEFELLVLASDGLWDVVPNDDAVSLALTEEEPEAAARKLTETAFTRGSADNITCIVVKFHRDTADPASPQA; translated from the exons ATGCAACTGTTGCATAGAAATGTGATTGCTCAAGCTGGGTGTATAGGAGTATTTTCCAAAAGCATAGTACAATTGTGTTGTAGGAGGAGGAGTTTGCATGTGGGTCTTGGATTAAATTATTTGTGGAATCGCCAGTTTAGTACTAGTTTAAGAATGATGGTTGATGCGAGTGCAACGGAAGAACGGCGACCCATTATTGACGTGTTGCATGAGAAGGATGAAGATGGTGGATTTGCTACCGGAGGGTGGAAAAG TGAAGATGCAAAACTGAGCTGTGGATATTCAAGTTTTAGAGGAAAGAGGGCAACCATGGAGGATTTCTATGACATTAAGACATCCCAGATTGATGGGCAAACAGTCTGCCTATTTGGAATATTTGATG GTCATGGGGGTTCTCGTGCAGCTGAGTATTTAAAGGAGCATCTTTTTGAGAATCTCATGAAGCAtccaaaatttataattgacACCAAATTGGCTATTA GTGAAACATATCAACAGACTGATGCTGCTTTTTTGGATTCTGAAAGAGATACATACAGGGATGATGGTTCTACCGCATCAACAGCGGTGTTGGTTGGTAACCATCTATATGTTGCCAATGTTGGAGATTCAAGGACAGTAGTATCTAAGGCCGGCAAAG CAATCCCTTTCTCTGAAGACCATAAACCAAATAGAATTGATGAGCGGAAGAGAATTGAAAGTGCTGGGGGCATGATAATGTGGGCAG GAACTTGGAGGGTAGGAGGCATATTAGCTATGTCTCGTGCTTTTGGTAACCGTATGTTGAAGCAATTTGTTGTTGCAGAGCCTGAAATTCAG GATCAAGAgatagatgaagaatttgaattgcTTGTGCTGGCAAGTGACGGACTATGGGATGTCGTACCCAATGAT GATGCTGTATCTCTTGCCCTAACTGAAGAAGAACCTGAGGCAGCGGCTCGGAAGTTAACAGAGACTGCTTTTACCCGTGGCAGTGCAGACAATATAACATGCATTGTGGTTAAATTTCACCGTGACACAGCAGATCCAGCCAGCCCCCAAGCATGA